A DNA window from Vigna angularis cultivar LongXiaoDou No.4 chromosome 1, ASM1680809v1, whole genome shotgun sequence contains the following coding sequences:
- the LOC108332976 gene encoding lysine-specific demethylase JMJ26-like codes for MDVVVPRRERSKTSQAEDKLALSRCSKVYRKSKRKAEEMSENGDKKSELKGKEGEMCLKKNCAVRVTKKKRKVRENYMFDNIKPKLDAKEDSCLPRTRKLPCNRRDEKQKLTVSNKKRKYKDDFSSDDLEDEEMLVILRSKTRSRLRRMNNVKDVEQKPRICHQCMKKERTLFVPCTKCPKMYCMQCLDKWYSDMTIEEIAASCPFCQKNCNCNVCLRARGMIKTSNRDITDYEKAQYLHYMINLLLPFLKQICHEQSQEEQIEAKILGKPSFEKEIPRSLCGNDERVYCDHCATSIIDLHRSCPRCSYELCLSCCQEIRDGRITPRVEQKFSYVNRGYDYMHGGDPLPVSNDFRTSECQTKLSNVWNAKSDGIIRCAPKELGGCGSAALELRRVLPSGWISELEIKARRTLKIWEDENTTRKLEKAASSYTSLRKEAMKEDINGNNMYCSESSSIQKGELLLFQKHWANGEPIIVRDAVKLGTGLSWKPMVMWRALCENRASEVSSKMSEVKAIDCLANCEVEIDTRTFFKGYIEGRTYRNLWPEMLKLKDWPPSDKFEDLLPRHCDEFIRSLPFQEYSDPRGGILNLAAKLPAHVIKPDMGPKTYIAYGIKEELGRGDSVTKLHCDMSDAVNILTHTAEVMLTDEQHLIISKLKEAHKVQDEREQCAEERVTNSLNCRTFKDNKVRIENKVVLESNDIEKRPIEINGRIFTKDVHEEVASAIENESTETGSALWDIFRREDSKKLESYLRKHSKEFRHTYCSPVEQVEHPIHDQCFYLTWEHKKKLKEEFGVEPWTFEQKLGEAVFIPAGCPHQVRNLKSCTKVAVDFVSPENIHECLRLTNEFRQLPKNHKAREDKLEIKKMIVYAIDEAVTDLKALLKFS; via the exons ATGGATGTTGTTGTCCCAAGAAGAGAACGCTCAAAAACTTCGCAAGCTGAGGATAAGCTGGCATTGTCCAGATGCTCGAAAGTTTACAGAAAATCGAAGAGAAAAGCTGAAGAAATGTCTGAGAATGGTGATAAGAAATCCGAACTGAAAGGGAAAGAAGGTGAGATGTGTTTAAAGAAGAATTGTGCAGTAAGGGTGactaaaaagaagagaaaggttCGAGAAAACTATATGTTTGATAATATAAAACCAAAGTTAGATGCCAAAGAAGATTCCTGTTTACCGAGGACAAGAAAACTACCATGCAATAGAAGAGATGAGAAACAAAAGCTTACTGTCtcaaacaagaaaaggaaatataaagatGATTTCTCGAGTGATGATTTAGAAGATGAAGAAATGCTTGTTATCTTAAGATCAAAGACCAGGAGCAGATTGAGAAGAATGAATAATGTGAAG GATGTTGAACAAAAGCCCCGAATCTGTCATCAATGCATGAAAAAGGAGAGAACACTTTTTGTGCCTTGTACTAAATGCCCGAAAATGTACTGTATGCAGTGTTTGGATAAATG GTACTCTGATATGACAATAGAAGAAATTGCTGCAAGTTGCCCGTTTTGCCAGAAAAACTGCAATTGCAATGTTTGCTTGCGCGCAAGAGGAATGATTAAG ACATCTAACAGGGACATAACTGATTATGAAAAAGCTCAGTAtctgcattatatgatcaactTACTCCTACcatttttgaaacaaatttgTCATGAACAAAGTCAAGAGGAGCAGATTGAAGCTAAAATACTAG GAAAACCTTCTTTTGAGAAGGAGATACCTCGAAGTCTTTGTGGCAACGATGAACGTGTCTATTG TGAtcattgtgctacttcaattaTTGATCTTCATAGAAGCTGCCCCAGATGTTCCTATGAACTCTGCCTCAGTTGTTGCCAAGAAATACGTGATGGAAGAATTACACCCCGGGTGGAGCAGAAGTTCTCATATGTGAATAGGGGCTATGATTATATGCATGGTGGAGACCCTCTACCTGTGTCTAATGATTTCAGGACATCAGAATGTCAAACCAAGCTATCTAATGTGTGGAATGCCAAGAGTGATGGAATCATCCGATGTGCACCAAAGGAGTTGGGGGGTTGTGGCAGTGCTGCATTGGAGCTGAGACGTGTCCTACCAAGTGGCTGGATATCTGAATTGGAAATCAAAGCTCGCAGGACGCTGAAAATTTGGGAAGATGAAAACACAACTCGTAAGCTAGAAAAAGCAGCATCAAGCTACACCTCTTTGAGAAAGGAAGCTATGAAAGAAGACATAAATGGCAATAATATGTACTGTTCAGAGTCAAGTAGCATTCAAAAGGGAGAGTTGTTGCTTTTCCAAAAGCATTGGGCTAATGGCGAACCAATTATAGTTCGTGATGCCGTTAAACTGGGGACCGGTCTGAGTTGGAAGCCGATGGTAATGTGGCGAGCATTGTGTGAAAATAGGGCTTCAGAGGTCAGTTCAAAAATGTCAGAAGTGAAAGCCATTGATTGCCTGGCTAATTGTGAG GTAGAAATCGATACTCGCACATTTTTCAAAGGTTATATCGAGGGAAGAACATACAGAAATCTCTGGCCAGAGATGCTGAAGCTAAAAGACTGGCCCCCCTCTGATAAATTTGAAGATCTTTTGCCCCGCCACTGTGATGAGTTTATTCGCTCATTGCCATTCCAAGAGTACAGTGATCCTCGGGGCGGAATTCTCAATCTTGCTGCGAAGTTGCCAGCCCATGTCATAAAACCTGACATGGGTCCGAAAACTTATATTGCCTATGGGATCAAAGAAGAGCTTGGTAGAGGAGACTCTGTAACAAAGCTTCACTGTGATATGTCAGATGCG GTCAATATTTTAACGCATACAGCAGAGGTGATGTTAACTGATGAGCAGCACTTAATTATTTCAAAGTTGAAAGAAGCACACAAGGTACAAGATGAGAGAGAGCAGTGTGCTGAAGAAAGGGTTACCAACAGCCTGAACTGCCGAACTTTCAAAGACAACAAAGTACGGATAGAAAACAAGGTAGTTTTAGAATCCAATGACATAGAGAAGCGTCCTATTGAAATTAATGGAAGGATATTTACAAAGGATGTACATGAAGAGGTCGCTTCTGCTATAGAGAATGAATCAACGGAAACAGGCAGTGCTCTATGGGATATCTTTCGAAGAGAAGATTCTAAGAAGTTAGAATCATATCTCAGGAAACACTCAAAAGAATTTAGACATACTTATTGTTCTCCAGTTGAACAG GTTGAACATCCAATTCATGACCAATGTTTCTATTTGACATGGGAGCACAAGAAGAAGCTGAAGGAGGAGTTCG GTGTAGAACCGTGGACTTTTGAGCAAAAACTTGGGGAGGCTGTCTTTATTCCTGCTGGATGCCCACATCAAGTCAGGAATCTCAAG TCATGCACAAAAGTTGCGGTAGACTTTGTGTCTCCGGAAAACATCCATGAGTGTCTGCGTTTAACTAATGAGTTTCGCCAGCTTCCCAAGAACCACAAGGCTAGAGAAGATAAGCTTGAG ATAAAGAAGATGATAGTTTATGCCATTGATGAAGCTGTCACAGACCTAAAAGCTTTACTAAAGTTTTCATGA